The proteins below come from a single Deltaproteobacteria bacterium genomic window:
- the nuoL gene encoding NADH-quinone oxidoreductase subunit L, which yields MSSMINPSRVESLLYLIPLIPMLAAAVNGLFGRRLGRENAQWLAVGAVGASFVISLGVFLSMLGGTERLYHVAYDWIVVGEFRIPIAFAADHLTSVMLLVITGIGFFIHLYSVGYMAHDDGVTRYFSYLNLFVGMMLVLVLGDSLPVLFVGWEGVGLCSYLLIGFWYSDTEKAIAGKKAFIVNRVGDLGFIIGMFVLFSVFGTLSFSSLNAAAGSVNVDSVIPAASIFGGWTYGQAITFAVLALFVGCTGKSAQIPLFVWLPDAMAGPTPVSALIHAATMVTSGVYLLVRLSPMVVLSPSAMWVIAIIGAATALVGAFMGLFQRGIKKVLAYSTVSQLGYMFLGVGVGAFYAGTYHLFTHAFFKACLFLGAGAVMHAMGNEEDIHLFGGLHKKIPHTHWTFLIATVAISGIIPISGFFSKDAILYETLLRDSGAGPALAWTLWGMGALAAFFTSTYMWRLYFLTFRGTPRNEHLHDHAHESPWTMTSALWVLAIGAIVVAAFGLPHFVQNNSELFAHISFHHWLAGVTASDVVPTPHHPNEFLFLGIALAIAWAGFALAWTVWGKAEVKGDATAKRTLGVIYTASYERLWWDQSYLKLIVFPLVAFAKGLWWVVDVILIDRLLVEGSAKVARLFGSLLRPIQNGDAQRYAAVVAIGAALLLAAFVGWKHWGNEAAGVARSEVSAPAGPVAMLQTGTEVIQ from the coding sequence ATGAGCTCCATGATCAATCCCTCCCGTGTCGAGAGCCTGCTCTACCTCATCCCGCTGATCCCCATGCTGGCAGCGGCGGTGAACGGCCTCTTCGGCCGCCGCCTGGGCCGCGAGAACGCCCAGTGGCTGGCCGTCGGTGCCGTGGGCGCCTCCTTCGTCATCAGCCTCGGCGTCTTCCTCTCCATGCTGGGCGGCACCGAGCGGCTCTACCACGTCGCCTACGACTGGATCGTGGTCGGTGAGTTCCGGATCCCCATCGCCTTCGCGGCCGATCACCTCACCTCGGTGATGCTGCTGGTGATCACGGGCATCGGCTTCTTCATCCACCTCTACAGCGTGGGCTACATGGCTCACGACGACGGGGTCACCCGCTACTTCAGCTACCTGAACCTCTTCGTCGGCATGATGCTGGTGCTGGTGCTCGGCGACTCCCTGCCGGTCCTCTTCGTGGGCTGGGAGGGCGTGGGGCTCTGCTCCTACCTGCTGATCGGCTTCTGGTACTCCGACACCGAGAAGGCCATCGCCGGCAAGAAGGCCTTCATCGTCAACCGGGTGGGCGACCTCGGCTTCATCATCGGGATGTTCGTCCTCTTCTCGGTCTTCGGGACCCTCTCCTTCTCGAGCCTGAACGCCGCCGCCGGGAGCGTGAACGTCGACAGCGTGATCCCCGCCGCCTCCATCTTCGGCGGCTGGACCTACGGCCAGGCCATCACCTTCGCGGTGCTCGCCCTCTTCGTGGGCTGCACCGGCAAGTCGGCCCAGATCCCCCTCTTCGTCTGGCTCCCCGACGCCATGGCGGGCCCGACCCCGGTCTCGGCCCTCATCCACGCGGCCACCATGGTCACCTCCGGCGTCTACCTGCTGGTGCGCCTCTCCCCGATGGTCGTCCTCTCCCCGAGCGCGATGTGGGTCATCGCCATCATCGGCGCGGCCACCGCCCTGGTGGGCGCCTTCATGGGCCTCTTCCAGCGCGGCATCAAGAAGGTGCTCGCCTACTCGACCGTCTCCCAGCTGGGCTACATGTTCCTGGGCGTCGGCGTCGGCGCCTTCTACGCCGGCACCTACCACCTCTTCACCCACGCCTTCTTCAAGGCCTGCCTCTTCCTCGGGGCCGGCGCGGTGATGCACGCCATGGGCAACGAGGAGGACATCCACCTCTTCGGCGGCCTGCACAAGAAGATCCCGCACACCCACTGGACCTTCCTCATCGCCACCGTGGCGATCAGCGGCATCATCCCGATCTCGGGCTTCTTCTCGAAGGACGCGATCCTCTACGAGACCCTCCTGCGCGACAGCGGCGCGGGCCCGGCCCTGGCCTGGACCCTCTGGGGCATGGGCGCCCTGGCGGCCTTCTTCACCAGCACCTACATGTGGCGGCTCTACTTCCTGACCTTCCGGGGCACGCCGCGCAACGAGCACCTGCACGACCACGCCCACGAGTCGCCCTGGACCATGACCAGCGCGCTGTGGGTGCTGGCCATCGGGGCCATCGTGGTGGCCGCCTTCGGCCTCCCGCACTTCGTGCAGAACAACTCCGAGCTCTTCGCTCACATCTCCTTCCATCACTGGCTCGCCGGCGTGACCGCCAGCGACGTCGTCCCGACCCCGCACCACCCCAACGAGTTCCTCTTCCTGGGCATCGCCCTGGCCATCGCCTGGGCCGGCTTCGCCCTGGCCTGGACGGTCTGGGGCAAGGCCGAGGTGAAGGGCGACGCCACGGCCAAGCGCACCCTCGGCGTGATCTACACCGCCTCCTACGAGCGCCTCTGGTGGGACCAGTCCTACCTCAAGCTCATCGTCTTCCCGCTGGTGGCCTTCGCGAAGGGCCTGTGGTGGGTGGTCGACGTCATCCTCATCGACCGGCTGCTGGTCGAGGGCAGCGCCAAGGTGGCGCGGCTCTTCGGCTCGCTGCTGCGCCCCATCCAGAACGGTGACGCCCAGCGCTACGCCGCGGTGGTCGCCATCGGCGCCGCCCTGCTCCTGGCCGCCTTCGTCGGCTGGAAGCACTGGGGCAACGAAGCCGCCGGAGTGGCCCGAAGTGAAGTGAGCGCCCCGGCCGGGCCCGTGGCCATGCTCCAGACCGGTACGGAGGTGATCCAGTGA
- the nuoK gene encoding NADH-quinone oxidoreductase subunit NuoK produces MGLTHYLVLAAILFAFGAIGVVIRRNVLIVLMSIELMLNAVNLTLVAGSRFGGGLDGQVMAIFVMAVAASEAAVGLALVLAVFRTRQTVRVDELNLLKG; encoded by the coding sequence ATCGGACTGACCCATTACCTCGTCCTCGCGGCGATCCTCTTCGCCTTCGGCGCCATCGGCGTCGTCATCCGCCGCAACGTCCTGATCGTGCTGATGAGCATCGAGTTGATGCTCAACGCCGTGAACCTGACCCTGGTCGCCGGCAGCCGCTTCGGCGGAGGCCTCGACGGCCAGGTGATGGCCATCTTCGTCATGGCCGTGGCCGCCTCCGAGGCTGCCGTGGGCCTGGCCCTGGTGCTGGCCGTCTTCCGTACCCGTCAGACGGTGCGGGTCGACGAGCTGAACCTCCTCAAGGGTTGA
- a CDS encoding NADH-quinone oxidoreductase subunit J, translated as MEAALFWIFAGLLVVSAFGVVWSRNPVNSAMSLIGGFFILASLYVLLRAHLLAGLQVLVYAGAIMVLFTFVIMLLSLSEDEIGGPRYTWFKFLGVAGAGTLAVIVAWAVRQGEALAEAGTQVGTFREVALLLYTDHLIAFEMTGVLLLVAIVGAVVVAKRRI; from the coding sequence ATGGAAGCAGCACTCTTCTGGATCTTCGCGGGCCTTCTGGTCGTCAGCGCCTTCGGGGTCGTGTGGTCACGCAACCCCGTGAACTCGGCGATGAGCCTCATCGGCGGCTTCTTCATCCTGGCCTCGCTCTACGTGCTCCTGCGGGCGCACCTCCTGGCGGGCCTCCAGGTGCTGGTCTACGCCGGCGCGATCATGGTGCTCTTCACCTTCGTGATCATGCTGCTCTCCCTCTCCGAGGACGAGATCGGCGGACCCCGCTACACCTGGTTCAAGTTCCTGGGCGTGGCCGGCGCGGGCACCCTCGCGGTGATCGTGGCCTGGGCCGTGCGCCAGGGTGAGGCGCTGGCCGAGGCCGGCACCCAGGTGGGCACCTTCCGCGAAGTGGCCCTGCTCCTCTACACCGACCACCTCATCGCCTTCGAGATGACGGGCGTGCTGCTCCTCGTCGCCATCGTCGGCGCCGTGGTCGTGGCGAAGCGGAGGATCTGA
- the nuoF gene encoding NADH-quinone oxidoreductase subunit NuoF, with translation MHFGGDPKILSVNWDKPDSNKLSSYPKGSRYQQMKRALTELSREFLIDEVKKSNLRGAGGAGFPTGLKWSFVPQNTGKPVYLTVNADESEPSTFKDRYIMERDPHMLIEGIGCTLKAIGGHVAYIFIRGEYVGTHRKLVAAIDEAYEAGILGKDAMGTGYAVDVYVHRGAGAYICGEETGLIEALEGKKGMPRLKPPFPAVEGLFGCPTCVNNVQTIASVPAILEMGGEAFAKLGHERCGGTHLFNVSGHAKNPGIYELPMGTTYNEVIAAAGGMRSDKPLKGLIPGGSSTGVLLPEELDGHADFDSVKAIKAMFGTGGMTLLEEGTCMVRTALRLMEFYHHESCGQCTPCREGCGWLTKIVHRVESGGATSRDLDLILEVASNIMGNTICPLGDAAAMMIAPYVEKFRDEWVAHIENGGCPFPEYALA, from the coding sequence ATGCATTTCGGAGGTGACCCGAAGATCCTGTCCGTGAACTGGGACAAGCCCGACTCGAACAAGCTCTCGAGCTATCCGAAGGGCTCGCGCTACCAGCAGATGAAGCGCGCCCTGACCGAGCTCTCGCGCGAGTTCCTCATCGACGAGGTGAAGAAGTCGAACCTGCGCGGCGCCGGCGGCGCGGGCTTCCCCACGGGGCTGAAGTGGTCCTTCGTGCCCCAGAACACCGGCAAGCCCGTCTACCTGACGGTGAACGCCGACGAGTCCGAGCCGAGCACCTTCAAGGACCGCTACATCATGGAGCGGGACCCGCACATGCTCATCGAGGGCATCGGGTGCACCCTGAAGGCCATCGGCGGCCACGTCGCCTACATCTTCATCCGCGGCGAGTACGTGGGCACCCACCGCAAGCTGGTGGCCGCCATCGACGAGGCCTACGAGGCCGGCATCCTGGGCAAGGACGCCATGGGCACCGGCTACGCCGTCGACGTCTACGTCCACCGGGGCGCGGGCGCCTACATCTGCGGCGAGGAGACGGGGCTCATCGAGGCCCTCGAGGGCAAGAAGGGCATGCCCCGCCTCAAGCCCCCCTTCCCCGCGGTGGAGGGGCTCTTCGGCTGCCCCACCTGCGTGAACAACGTGCAGACGATCGCCAGCGTGCCGGCCATCCTCGAGATGGGCGGCGAGGCCTTCGCCAAGCTCGGCCACGAGCGCTGCGGCGGGACGCACCTCTTCAACGTCTCCGGCCACGCCAAGAACCCGGGCATCTACGAGCTGCCCATGGGGACGACCTACAACGAGGTCATCGCGGCGGCGGGCGGCATGCGCTCGGACAAGCCCCTCAAGGGCCTGATCCCCGGCGGCTCCTCCACCGGCGTCCTCCTCCCGGAGGAGCTCGACGGCCACGCCGACTTCGACTCGGTCAAGGCCATCAAGGCCATGTTCGGCACCGGCGGCATGACCCTCCTCGAGGAGGGGACCTGCATGGTGCGCACCGCCCTGCGGCTGATGGAGTTCTACCATCACGAGTCCTGCGGGCAGTGCACCCCCTGCCGGGAGGGCTGCGGCTGGCTCACCAAGATCGTCCACCGGGTCGAGTCCGGCGGGGCGACCTCCCGCGACCTGGACCTGATCCTCGAGGTCGCCAGCAACATCATGGGCAACACCATCTGTCCGCTGGGTGACGCGGCCGCGATGATGATCGCGCCCTACGTCGAGAAATTCCGCGACGAGTGGGTGGCGCACATCGAGAACGGCGGCTGTCCCTTCCCGGAGTACGCCCTGGCCTAG
- a CDS encoding NAD(P)H-dependent oxidoreductase subunit E, with amino-acid sequence MADFTPEQRQQYDDGVAKLLQRYPEDQKGAALLPTLHLIQDDILGWIPTWVMPIVAESLGIATVRVREVATFYSMYHLEKPGEHLIEVCTNPACQVLGGEEVLKRICERYDVKPGHTSKDGKVTVEVVECLGSCGTAPMLAHNREYREELTRAKLEKLFAEIEGN; translated from the coding sequence ATGGCCGACTTCACGCCCGAGCAGCGCCAGCAGTACGACGATGGCGTCGCCAAGCTGCTGCAGCGCTATCCCGAAGATCAGAAGGGCGCCGCGCTCCTTCCGACCCTCCACCTCATCCAGGACGATATCCTGGGTTGGATCCCCACCTGGGTGATGCCGATCGTGGCCGAGTCCCTGGGCATCGCCACGGTGCGGGTGCGGGAGGTCGCGACCTTCTACTCCATGTACCACCTGGAGAAGCCCGGCGAGCACCTCATCGAGGTCTGCACCAACCCGGCCTGCCAGGTCCTCGGCGGCGAGGAGGTCCTCAAGCGGATCTGCGAGCGCTACGACGTGAAGCCGGGCCACACCTCCAAGGATGGCAAGGTCACCGTCGAGGTGGTCGAGTGCCTCGGCTCCTGCGGCACCGCCCCGATGCTCGCGCACAACCGCGAGTACCGTGAAGAACTGACCAGGGCGAAGCTCGAGAAGCTCTTCGCCGAGATCGAGGGGAACTGA
- a CDS encoding 3'-5' exonuclease — MSESLPPTFAAIDFETAHTERDSACALAVIRVEGGAVVAREVRLIQPPRRERWMFTDIHGIQLSDVASAPRFGELWPTFAPLLEGVAFVAAHNAGFDRGVLGASLERVGLEPPEAPFLCTVRLARRVFDIFPTKLPLVCEALRIPLQHHDPASDAEACAQIVIQAAAAGGRLEPTHAPLGAPRE; from the coding sequence GTGAGTGAGAGCCTGCCCCCGACCTTCGCCGCCATCGACTTCGAGACCGCCCACACCGAGCGGGACAGCGCCTGCGCCCTGGCGGTGATCCGGGTGGAGGGCGGAGCGGTGGTCGCGCGGGAGGTGCGCCTGATCCAGCCGCCCCGCCGGGAGCGCTGGATGTTCACCGACATCCACGGGATCCAGCTCTCTGACGTCGCCAGCGCGCCCCGCTTCGGGGAGCTCTGGCCGACCTTCGCTCCTCTCCTGGAGGGGGTGGCCTTCGTGGCCGCCCACAACGCCGGCTTCGATCGAGGGGTGCTCGGCGCGAGCCTCGAGCGGGTGGGCCTCGAGCCCCCGGAGGCGCCCTTCCTCTGCACGGTCCGCCTGGCCCGGAGGGTCTTCGACATCTTCCCGACCAAGCTGCCCCTGGTCTGCGAGGCCCTGCGGATCCCCCTGCAGCACCACGACCCGGCCTCGGACGCCGAGGCCTGCGCGCAGATCGTGATCCAGGCGGCCGCGGCCGGGGGGCGGCTCGAGCCGACCCACGCCCCGCTGGGAGCCCCTCGCGAGTAG
- a CDS encoding site-specific DNA-methyltransferase produces MTARNQDALHDATLRAARLARLAHKDEAALKKALSSSPLAPATHSGGPGWRLLQGDSLELLRSLPSRTVDLCFADPPYNLSNGGTTCQAGKRVSVDKGRWDVSHGVQSDHEFHTTWLREVQRVLKPSGTLMVSGTQHVIFNIGFAMQSLGYHLLNTITWYKPNAAPNLACRFFTHSSELIIWAAPARTKPLLHHFSYQEMKEENGGKQMRDLWTIPTPKKSEKAHGRHPTQKPLALLDRVVRASTVEGALVLDPFNGSGTTGVAAVALGRRYLGLERESEYLELTARRLDEAVGLRQVG; encoded by the coding sequence ATGACGGCACGCAATCAGGACGCACTGCACGACGCCACCTTGAGGGCGGCTCGTCTGGCCCGCCTCGCCCACAAGGACGAGGCCGCTCTGAAGAAGGCGCTATCCAGCTCTCCGCTCGCGCCGGCAACGCATTCGGGAGGTCCCGGATGGCGGCTTCTTCAGGGCGACAGCCTGGAGCTCCTGCGCTCCCTGCCCTCGCGCACCGTCGACCTCTGCTTCGCCGACCCGCCCTACAACCTCTCCAACGGCGGGACCACCTGCCAGGCGGGCAAGCGGGTGAGCGTCGACAAGGGCCGGTGGGACGTAAGCCACGGGGTGCAGAGCGATCACGAGTTCCACACCACCTGGCTGCGCGAGGTGCAGCGGGTGCTCAAGCCCTCCGGTACCCTGATGGTGAGCGGCACCCAGCACGTGATCTTCAACATCGGCTTCGCCATGCAGAGCCTGGGCTACCACCTGCTCAACACCATCACCTGGTACAAGCCCAACGCCGCGCCCAACCTCGCCTGCCGCTTCTTCACCCACTCCAGCGAGCTGATCATCTGGGCCGCTCCGGCGCGGACCAAGCCCCTGCTCCACCACTTCTCCTACCAGGAGATGAAGGAGGAGAACGGCGGCAAGCAGATGCGCGATCTGTGGACCATCCCGACCCCCAAGAAGTCGGAGAAGGCCCACGGCCGGCACCCCACCCAGAAGCCCCTGGCCCTCCTGGATCGGGTCGTCCGCGCCAGCACCGTGGAGGGGGCGCTGGTCCTCGATCCCTTCAACGGCTCCGGCACCACCGGCGTCGCCGCGGTCGCGCTCGGCCGCCGCTACCTGGGCCTGGAGCGGGAGAGCGAGTACCTGGAGCTGACCGCCCGCCGCCTCGACGAGGCCGTGGGCCTGCGCCAGGTGGGCTGA
- a CDS encoding NAD(P)H-binding protein, whose protein sequence is MSRKIVVTGAFSNIGAAVAKELLARGESVHSLTGRERPEGSPITRADLRFDREHLVRELEGADALVNTYWIRLPMEGQTFEGAVENAGVLFQATREAGVGRVVHVSVSNAPNGTNLGYYRGKAKMERLLAETGLPHTILRPTLVLSERDILTSNIVWLLRNLPVFFLPKGGEARLQPILLPECGRLIADAVDERENRIGDLAGPEVYTFREYLELLCEACSLRRLLLPAPNGLSLFAVSLLGFLLSDVILSEEELLGLQQELLLSQEPPAGKASVRAWLLQKGPSLGRRYLNDRRRHFGDLRVRALGA, encoded by the coding sequence ATGAGCAGGAAGATCGTGGTCACCGGCGCCTTCTCCAACATCGGCGCGGCCGTGGCGAAGGAGCTGCTCGCCCGCGGAGAGAGCGTGCACAGCCTCACCGGCCGCGAGCGGCCGGAGGGCTCGCCGATCACCCGCGCCGACCTGCGCTTCGACCGCGAGCACCTCGTGCGCGAGCTCGAGGGCGCCGACGCCCTGGTGAACACCTACTGGATCCGCCTGCCCATGGAGGGCCAGACCTTCGAGGGCGCGGTGGAGAACGCCGGCGTGCTCTTCCAGGCCACCCGGGAGGCCGGCGTGGGGAGGGTCGTGCACGTGAGCGTCTCGAACGCCCCGAACGGCACCAACCTCGGCTACTACCGGGGCAAGGCGAAGATGGAGCGCCTGCTCGCCGAGACCGGCCTGCCCCACACGATCCTGCGCCCCACCCTGGTCCTCTCCGAGCGGGACATCCTCACCTCGAACATCGTCTGGCTGCTGCGGAACCTGCCCGTCTTCTTCCTCCCGAAGGGGGGCGAGGCGCGCCTGCAGCCGATCCTCCTCCCGGAGTGCGGCCGCCTCATCGCCGACGCGGTGGACGAGCGGGAGAACCGGATCGGCGACCTCGCCGGCCCCGAGGTCTACACCTTCCGCGAGTACCTCGAGCTGCTCTGCGAGGCCTGCTCCCTGCGCCGCCTGCTCCTGCCCGCCCCCAACGGCCTCTCCCTCTTCGCGGTGAGCCTGCTGGGCTTCCTCCTCTCGGACGTGATCCTCTCCGAGGAGGAGCTGCTGGGGCTGCAGCAGGAGCTCCTCCTCTCCCAGGAGCCGCCGGCGGGGAAGGCTTCGGTGCGGGCCTGGTTGCTCCAGAAAGGCCCTTCCTTGGGCCGCCGCTACCTCAACGACCGGCGGCGCCACTTCGGGGACCTGCGGGTGCGGGCCCTCGGCGCCTGA
- a CDS encoding alanine/glycine:cation symporter family protein, translated as MKLASTRHLRFAVGGALALLLALGSAALGQDAAPAGAAAPAAEEATPKVGSATQPIRREPPLPQRNFSESIDAVFEPLVSAVASVFFWDPFAAIGLIDPVMKDEAGKPILDPVSGQPYTRSVPLVVVWLVFGAVFFTLFMGFINFRGFKHAIDLVRGKYDNPADKGEVSHFKALATALSATVGLGNIAGVAVAITAGGPGATFWMIVAGLLGMSSKFTECTLGVKYREIDEQGSVSGGAMYYLSRGLAKWGGAWKPTGKGLAILFAVLCVGGSFGGGNMFQANQAFKQVSTLFPGMSSWGVAFGMGVAILVGLVIIGGIQSIAKVTSVIVPFMCGMYVAVALVIIGMNLSHVGDAFGAIFAGAFSAKAMYGGFLGVIVQGFKRAAFSNEAGIGSASIAHSAAKTDEPISEGIVALLEPFIDTVVVCTMTALVIIFTDSYKVPGLEGTALTSHAFGTVFTWFPYLLALAAFLFAFSTMISWSYYGLKAWNFLFGGNRYADLAYKILFLLCVVIGSASSLGAVLDFSDMMILGMAFPNILGLLLLSKEVRADLRDYLRRLKSGEIKKFA; from the coding sequence ATGAAGCTCGCTTCGACTCGACATCTGCGCTTCGCCGTGGGCGGAGCTCTGGCGCTCCTGCTGGCCCTGGGCAGCGCCGCCCTCGGGCAGGACGCGGCCCCCGCCGGGGCCGCCGCGCCCGCCGCCGAGGAGGCGACGCCGAAGGTGGGGAGCGCCACGCAGCCCATCCGGCGCGAGCCCCCCCTGCCCCAGCGCAACTTCTCCGAGTCCATCGACGCCGTCTTCGAGCCCCTGGTCTCGGCCGTGGCCTCGGTCTTCTTCTGGGATCCCTTCGCCGCGATCGGCCTCATCGATCCGGTGATGAAGGACGAAGCCGGCAAGCCGATCCTCGATCCGGTCAGCGGTCAGCCCTACACCCGCTCGGTGCCCCTGGTGGTGGTCTGGCTGGTCTTCGGCGCGGTCTTCTTCACGCTCTTCATGGGCTTCATCAACTTCCGGGGCTTCAAGCACGCCATCGACCTGGTGCGCGGGAAGTACGACAACCCCGCCGACAAGGGTGAGGTCTCCCACTTCAAGGCCCTGGCCACGGCCCTCTCGGCGACGGTCGGCCTCGGCAACATCGCCGGCGTCGCCGTGGCGATCACCGCCGGTGGACCCGGCGCGACCTTCTGGATGATCGTCGCCGGCCTGCTCGGCATGTCGAGCAAGTTCACCGAGTGCACCCTCGGCGTGAAGTACCGGGAGATCGACGAGCAGGGCTCGGTCTCCGGCGGGGCGATGTACTACCTCTCCCGCGGCCTGGCGAAGTGGGGCGGCGCCTGGAAGCCCACCGGCAAGGGCCTGGCGATCCTCTTCGCCGTCCTCTGCGTCGGCGGCTCCTTCGGCGGCGGCAACATGTTCCAGGCCAACCAGGCCTTCAAGCAGGTGAGCACCCTCTTCCCGGGCATGAGCTCCTGGGGCGTGGCCTTCGGCATGGGCGTGGCGATCCTGGTGGGCCTGGTGATCATCGGCGGCATCCAGTCCATCGCCAAGGTCACCTCGGTGATCGTGCCCTTCATGTGCGGCATGTACGTGGCGGTGGCCCTGGTGATCATCGGCATGAACCTCTCCCACGTCGGTGACGCCTTCGGCGCCATCTTCGCCGGCGCCTTCTCCGCCAAGGCCATGTACGGCGGCTTCCTCGGCGTCATCGTCCAGGGCTTCAAGCGCGCGGCCTTCTCCAACGAGGCCGGCATCGGCTCGGCCTCGATCGCCCACTCGGCCGCCAAGACCGACGAGCCGATCAGCGAGGGCATCGTGGCCCTCCTCGAGCCCTTCATCGACACCGTGGTGGTCTGCACCATGACCGCCCTGGTGATCATCTTCACCGACTCCTACAAGGTGCCGGGCCTCGAGGGCACGGCGCTGACCTCCCACGCCTTCGGCACGGTCTTCACCTGGTTCCCCTACCTCCTGGCGCTGGCGGCCTTCCTCTTCGCCTTCTCCACGATGATCAGCTGGAGCTACTACGGGCTGAAGGCCTGGAACTTCCTCTTCGGCGGCAACCGCTACGCCGACCTCGCCTACAAGATCCTCTTCCTGCTCTGCGTGGTGATCGGCTCGGCCTCCAGCCTCGGGGCGGTCCTCGACTTCTCCGACATGATGATCCTGGGCATGGCCTTCCCGAACATCCTCGGCCTGCTCCTCCTCTCGAAGGAGGTGAGAGCCGACCTGCGGGACTACCTCCGGCGCCTCAAGAGCGGGGAGATCAAGAAGTTCGCATGA
- a CDS encoding SxtJ family membrane protein yields MSETRRALRSFGLILGGLLLAIACWKGWPPLEGWPAGLAIAGGVFLALALVWPRALGPIYGPWMKLGHVLGRINAYILLTLLFFLVFAPLGLLMRLFGWDPLQRRLERDAPSYWVKRAPPGDPAEELERLY; encoded by the coding sequence ATGAGCGAGACGCGGCGAGCCCTGCGCTCCTTCGGGCTGATCCTGGGAGGTCTCCTCCTGGCGATCGCCTGCTGGAAGGGCTGGCCGCCGCTCGAGGGCTGGCCGGCGGGCCTCGCCATCGCCGGCGGGGTCTTCCTCGCGCTCGCCCTCGTCTGGCCGCGCGCCCTGGGTCCGATCTACGGCCCCTGGATGAAGCTCGGCCACGTCCTGGGCCGGATCAACGCCTACATCCTCCTCACCCTGCTCTTCTTCCTGGTCTTCGCTCCGCTGGGGCTGCTGATGCGCCTCTTCGGCTGGGACCCCCTGCAGCGGCGCCTCGAGCGCGACGCGCCGAGCTACTGGGTGAAGCGCGCCCCGCCCGGAGATCCGGCCGAGGAGCTGGAGCGCCTCTACTGA